In a genomic window of Sporosarcina trichiuri:
- the yabP gene encoding sporulation protein YabP: protein MQIQTESPTYTIPSGDHVVTMRNRKRMDLTSVKTIDRFDQEEFLVRTSQGMLTIKGEELRIVHLDVDKGLLTLEGSVSTLQYDEEETGSRNFLHKLFG, encoded by the coding sequence ATGCAAATTCAAACTGAAAGTCCGACGTACACAATCCCATCCGGCGACCACGTCGTCACCATGCGCAACCGGAAACGAATGGATCTCACTTCTGTAAAGACTATCGACCGGTTCGACCAAGAAGAGTTCCTCGTCCGCACGTCCCAGGGAATGCTGACCATCAAAGGAGAAGAATTACGCATCGTCCACTTGGATGTCGACAAAGGCCTTCTCACATTGGAGGGCTCTGTCAGCACACTGCAGTACGATGAAGAAGAGACAGGCTCCCGTAATTTCCTCCATAAATTGTTCGGATGA
- a CDS encoding RNA-binding S4 domain-containing protein encodes MRLDKFLKVSRLIKRRTLAKQVADQGRITIDGKVAKASSDVAPGNELAIRFGQKIVTVTVNELKASTKKEDAAAMYTIVKEEKLDKVEPEFVDDED; translated from the coding sequence ATGAGACTCGATAAATTCTTGAAAGTATCCAGGCTTATCAAAAGAAGGACACTCGCAAAACAGGTCGCGGACCAGGGTCGGATCACGATCGACGGGAAAGTCGCGAAAGCATCATCGGATGTGGCACCGGGCAATGAACTCGCCATCCGGTTCGGCCAGAAGATCGTCACCGTCACAGTGAACGAACTGAAAGCCTCCACGAAAAAAGAGGATGCAGCTGCGATGTACACGATCGTCAAAGAAGAAAAACTCGACAAAGTGGAACCGGAATTCGTGGACGATGAAGACTGA